One Phaseolus vulgaris cultivar G19833 chromosome 2, P. vulgaris v2.0, whole genome shotgun sequence DNA window includes the following coding sequences:
- the LOC137809072 gene encoding uncharacterized mitochondrial protein AtMg00810-like translates to MCEAFVEIMKSEFEMSMLGEMNYFLGLQVKQLNDGIFINQAKYCKELLRKFKMDQCKAINTPISTSCQLDQDYAGKSVDQSKYRVLIGFLLYLTVTKPDIMFDVCLCARYQSDPKESHYNATKRILKYLQGTKDVGLWYSNNVSLNLTGFSDSDFTGCKIDRKSISGTCHMLGSSLISWHCKKQACVALSTAEAEYIAAESCCAQTLWLRQQFIT, encoded by the coding sequence atgTGTGAAGCATTTGTAGAAATAATGAAAAGTgaatttgagatgtcaatgttggGAGAAATGAATTACTTCCTTGGATTGCAAGTTAAACAACTCAATGATGGAATCTTTATAAATCAAGCAAAGTACTGCAAGGAATTGCTTAGGAAGTTTAAGATGGACCAATGCAAAGCGATCAACACTCCaatctcaacaagctgtcaacTGGATCAGGATtatgcaggaaaatcagtggatcaatcaAAATACAGGGTTTTAATTGGTTTTTTACTATACTTAACTGTTACCaagcctgacattatgtttgatgtatgtttatgtgctagatatcaatctgatccaaaggaatcacactataATGCAACAAAGAGAATTCTAAAATACTTGCAAGGAACCAAAGATGTTGGACTATGGTATTCAAACAATGTttccttaaatttaactggtttttcagattcaGATTTTACAGGTTGCAAGATTGATAGGAAAAGCATAAGTGGAACTTgccacatgcttggatcaagtttaatatcttggcattgcaagaaacaagcttgtgttgctctctctacagcagaggcagaatacatagcagctgaaagttgttgtgctcaaacacTATGGCTAAGGCAACAGTTTATAACCTAA
- the LOC137809073 gene encoding uncharacterized protein → MQDEFEMSMMGELSFFLELQVKQSKEGIFPCQSKYCKEILKKFELESCKEASTPMPSSCYKDADVAGKEVDQTKYRGLIGSLLYLTASRPNIMFVTCLCARYQANPKESHLKGAKRILKYLKGKINVALCNASNTSTAGNNSNAGTASNTSNASNTSNTSNTRTATNTSTDSNTSTASNTNTASNTNTAISIAGNTSTVGNPSTAGNPSTASNHSNASTASNTSTVLVLLVLTRTNTSTTSNSSTISDTSNTSTPTNKSTASNTNTAGDTTTASNTSIASDTTTASDTSIASNTSTANDTTIASNTRTATKTSTNSCNASNTSTSNNTSNTSTYSNTSNTSTSNNTSNSSTASNYSNTSTASNSSNTSTASNSSNTSTASNTSTASYTSAARNTSTASNTSTASNTSTASNTSTASNTSTASNTSTTSNTSTGSYTSTARNTSTAILTASNTSTASNTSTASNTSTASNTTTPINTSTASNTITSSNTSIACNTITACNTSTASNTCTASNTSTASNTNTASNTSTASYTNTASNTSLASNTSTASNFSTTSNTRTASNSSNTSTASNTSSASNTCTTTNTSTASNTCTASNTSTASNTSTARYTSTASNTSLASTASTTSTASNTSTASNTSTPINTSTATSSNTSSACNTITAFNTSTANNSSSASNTSTAGNARLSASNTCTASNTSNASTASNTSNTSSASYISTASNTSSASNTNTSSYTSSASKTSTASNTSNASNACIASNTSIVSTAGNTSTVSNFSTGSNTSTASNTSTTSYVSNTTAAGNTSTASNTSNASNSCTGSNTSTASNISSASNTSTSSNTSTAGNTSTAINTSYIRGTKGVFVDNSSQVSAS, encoded by the exons ATGCAAGATGAATTTGAAATGTCCATGATGGGGGAGCTTTCATTCTTTCTTGAACTGCAGGTCAAGCAATCCAAAGAAGGAATTTTCccatgtcaatcaaagtattgcaaagaaattctcaagaaatttgaattgGAAAGTTGCAAAGAAGCTAGCACACCTATGCCTTCAAGCTGTTACAAGGATGCTGATGTTGCTGGAAAAgaggtagatcaaacaaaatatagagggttaattggttccttactctatctcacagcaagtagaccgaatatcatgtttgtcacgtgtctttgtgcaagatatcaagcaaatccaaaggaatctcaTCTCAAGGGTGCAAAAAGAATCctcaaatatctcaaaggaaaaATCAATGTTGCtttatg taatgctagtaatactagtactgctggTAATAATAGTAATGCtggtactgctagtaatactagtaatgctagtaatactagtaatactagtaatactagaaCTGCTACTAATACTAGTACTGATAGTAacactagtactgctagtaataccaatactgctagtaataccaATACTGCTATTAGTATTGctggtaatactagtactgttgGTAATCCTAGTACTGCTGGTAAtcctagtactgctagtaatcatagtaatgctagtactgctagtaatactagtacag tactagtactgctagtact TACTAGAActaatactagtactactagtaattCTAGTACTATTAGTGATACTAGTAATACAAGTACTCCTACTAATAaaagtactgctagtaataccaATACTGCTGGTGATACTACTACTGCTAGTAATACCAGTATTGCTAGTGATACTACTACTGCTAGTGatactagtattgctagtaatacGAGTACTGCTAATGATACTActattgctagtaatactaggaCTGCTACTAAAACTAGTACT AATTCTTGTAATGCAAGTAATACTAGTACATCTAATAATacaagtaatactagtacttaTAGTAATacaagtaatactagtacttctaataatactagtaattctagtactgctagtaattaTAGTAATACGAGTACTGCTAGTAATTCTAGTAATACGAGCACTGCTAGTAattctagtaatactagtactgcaagtaatactagtactgctagttaTACTAGTGCTGCTAGAAATACTAGTACTgcaagtaatactagtactgctagtaatactagtactgctagcaatactagtactgctagcaatactagtactgctagcaATACTAGTAcgactagtaatactagtactggtagttatactagtactgctagaaatactagtactgcaa tact tactgctagtaatactagtactgctagtaatactagtactgctagtaatactagtactgctagtaatactactaCTCCTATTAATAccagtactgctagtaatactattacttctagtaatactagtattgctTGTAATACTATTACTgcttgtaatactagtactgctagtaatacatgtactgctagtaatactagtactgctagtaatactaatactgctagtaatactagtactgcgaGTTATACtaatactgctagtaatacaagtcttgctagtaatacaagtactgctagtaattttagtactactagtaatacAAGAACTGCTAGTAattctagtaatactagtactgcaaGTAATACTAGTTCTGCTAGTAATACTTGTACAACtactaatactagtactgctagtaatacttgcactgctagtaatactagtactgctagtaatactagtactgcgaGATacactagtactgctagtaatacaagtcttgctagtactgctagtactactagtactgctagtaatactagtactgctagtaatactagtactcctattaatactagtactgctacttctagtaatactagtagtGCTTGTAATACTATTACTGCTtttaatactagtactgctaataATAGTAGttctgctagtaatactagtactgcagGTAATGCTAGACT gtctgctagtaatacttgtactgctagtaatactagtaatgctagtactgctagtaatactagtaatactagttcTGCTAGTTATATTAGTACTGCAAGTAATACTAGttctgctagtaatactaatacTTCTAGTTATACTAGTTCCGCTAGTAaaactagtactgctagtaatactagtaatgctagtaatgcctgtattgctagtaatactagtattgtTAGTACTGctggtaatactagtactgtgaGTAACTTTAGTACGggtagtaatactagtactgcaaGTAATACTAGCACTACTAGTTATGTTAGTAATACTACTGCTGctggtaatactagtactgctagtaatactagtaatgctagtaataGTTGTACtggtagtaatactagtactgctagtaatattagttctgctagtaatactagtacctctagtaatactagtactgctggtaatactagtactgctattAATACTAGTTATATCAGAGGAACAAAGGGTGTATTTGTAGACAACTCAAGCCAAGTTTCAGCATCTTGA